Part of the Vanessa atalanta chromosome 1, ilVanAtal1.2, whole genome shotgun sequence genome is shown below.
tatttttcatgttggTTAAACAATTGGTTGGAcagctataaaattaaaaaaggtatttttaagaaattaaaagctCGAAATgtcatatttcttataaaactttGGTGTttgattatatatgtaacatGAACGAaggagttattttatttttaaaattattgtagatataaaataaatattgttgtttacaacacataggtattttttaaattaattaataagaggATAGAATATCCCATCTCATAGATCATTATATCGGTCATTCTATATTTGGATTCTTTCGGTTAATAcgctaatttataaaagttttataatttttaattttataacaaaatatacttgcTACCTTTACTTTTATCTTTTGATGCGTATTTACGAAGTACGGACTGAatctaaaactaatttaatattataattgaaccGCCAATGCCGTAAATGTAAGTAACCAGAACATTAGCCCAGTATACATGCATCCAATGCAATGGCCCATCACGgctcaaagtaaaatataaatcgacGCACAAAAAATGCATTAGGAGTTTATTATAGTCTGTCAAGTAACAAATTAACGTATTCGTAGTCTGTGGAATCATATTAGTTTATAGTCTGTGGTATATAGGTAtctgatatattaaattattattattattgatcatGATCCGGGAATCAGGATAAAACACAATCTTTTATCATTCGAATCTGTtgattatcattaataataaaatataaaaattatactattacgACTAAAATTAGTCGTTTAGTAAGATTTTGTTACAAGCTTCATAAAAGGCAAAATGTCTAAAAGAGTAGCATCAGTCGCTTTTGAAGAAAATGTAAGAAAACCTTCTAAGGAAGGCAAAAAACATTCATTAGATTCTGACGAAGAAGATAGCGCAGCAGAAGAAGAAAAGCAAAATGTTCTTAATGCGGATGACATAGAAGGTGAAGAAGATGGAGTTGCAGGAATGGAAGGTGAAGTGAGTAAACATTTTAAAGCCATCTTTTATCAAATACTCAATAAGTAGATACATTATATACTAAGtcatgaaatatttgtttataactttatattaatttatagacaAATATAAAGTGAAGTTCCTATATCagtaaaatgtacatataaaaacaatatataatatatacatacactgtattattcataaaaatacataacataacattggTATTTTCTTGtttgaaatgtttttcattAAAGAAGTTCataattgaattcaaatttGTGATTGAATAAAGTCAGATAAGTGGGTTTATTACTTCTATAAAAATTGGGTATgaaattttttgtttgagtactTAGTGTGCGGACTtagtgtttaattgttttttttttttagtaattttgtaaaaacatcatataatgataaatatacatataccctATTTCAATCAAAGAAAAAGTAAAGattttagattaatatattgCATGTGATTTGCCAACACGGTACTATTCATATTAACttcttatatccactttaatctTACTTTCAAATTTCCAATAATAATTCACTGAATTGTTTCAATGATATAGTATCAATTCAACGCAAAGTTGTTGATGTATTCTTTACTTATTCTTTGGTTGAAATGTGCTACAGAAGTGGTATATTTGTGTATAggcaattttgtttattttgagaaaattaTGTATTCTCATTGAATCAAGGTTAagttgcttaaataaaaaaagtttgctGAGTAAACTTACTTAACTTTGATAataaaactaagattttacaTAATCacatatactttttacataatattgaaatggtgaaaatgttaaaaatttgaaaCCTGTTTACAATTctgaaaaatctttattttattgatgcAACCAAAGTGCAAAAGTGAGTAtggaaatatgttaaaaaagtatatcaaataaagaaaaatttctAAAGGGCATgatgttttttatgtttgtttttattgttacacaAAGAATACTAtctcataataaaaacaatgttaatatGGATTATATTTTTAGGTCACTATAACTCCTTTTAATATGAAAGAAGAACTTGAGGAAGGTCATTTTGATGCACAAGGACACTACCACTGGAAAAAAGAAAAGGAAATTCGAGATGGTTGGTTAGATAATATTGATTGGGTTAAAATTAAAGGAAGACCTgaggataaatataaaatatttaaagacgaTAAAGTAAACAGTAATTTTGAAGATTCTGATTCAGACGAGGAGGAAACAAATGAGAAGTATAAtatcattgaaaattataaggagatatttcaatttatgaaacCACGAGAAAGTATCGCAAAGTGCTTACAAAGACTGGGTGAGAAaagaaaggattttttattattgttatacatttaatttgaagtAATTACAGTACTCATTTTTATATCTTGTTTTAGGTGCTAATTCTAAAATCTCTAGTGCTGAACGTTGGAAAAGGAAGAAAGCAGGAATAGTAGATGAGAGTAGTAAAACTGTTACCAGAATTACGGAACTTGCAAATCAAATTTTGACTAAAGAAGGTAACATGGATATTTACCAAGaaacatatgaaaatataaatgatataattgaaaaaGATAAGGCCAAGAATAAAGATCCCCAATTAGATATGTATGCAgatgattttgatgaaaaagaaaaacttaatattggTGGTACATCTCAAGATACTAGTAAAAGCAGTACAGATGAAACAAcatcaaaaaaattacagtGGGAATTTAAATGGACACAAGAAAATAGTGCTGAAATTTCTGGACCGCATTCAACTGAACAAATGAATAAATGGTCTGCAGAAGGCTATTTCAAAAATGGTGTATGGGTTAGGAAACACGGAGAAGATTCTCAATTTTATAACTCCAATAGAATTGATTTTgaactatatatgtaattaattataatgtccaGAACTCCAGATTTGCAAATAGTTGCAtagattttattacttaaagaaCTAAATTGTTCTgttgtttgttattgtttactaacaataaatataataaacattatgtgatgttttattttatttccattatatAGAAACGAATTCTAAATTGCGTCCTCAATCCTAGCCCAATGCATGTGACATAAAAAACTACACAATACTACTGTACTGTTAGTACTACTGAGACTGAGGCCAGTAGACTTAGTAATGTTTTTGTGGAGAGACCATGGATGAAAATAAGTTTGATGCAGAAGGTTCTGATCTATTGGTCTAAGTAAAATTTAgaggaaataaattttaagtaaagtttttatttcaaacttggACAAGTTAATCCCTtagtaaatacatatgtatttacacATATGTTTACGGTTCCTCTGTCTTTACAAATACGAGAAAATTGTAAATCTATAAAACTGCTGTAGTGTTATTTAtgttgacaatgtttttaataaatagaattttagTTTCCATAATTACGTTCGTAATGTGACATGCCATTTTGGAACTTCTCAGTTCCAGTTGAGACAAGCGCTGTCTAATGTCTATCTGGTAATGGTAGCGtccgaaaattttaaaacgtttttacttGTTCGGTAGCGTGGTTTTTTGCTCATTTGCCACAGCTTTGCTACAGCATTATTATAGAGATTTTTAGTTgtacatttacattatttacaatattataatttgataaaaataagaagTAGAAAGAGGGCTCACACTTCGAAATAACTCCTGCAATTGAttgaacatacataaaaatatctacatagACATAGTCTTCTTAAATCGTATGACCCTCTTGGctatatattatacctattaaCTGGTAACAGCGTACTATTACGGTTTGCACCACGTGCCACCCGCGTTATTGCGTTTGCTCATATtgttataatactaaaaagtaGTAACCTACCCCTTTTTTCACCCCCTCGAgggatgaatttaaaaaagtaacctgAGTTTTTGCCCAGGATTCAaactactttcgcatttataatagagTAGTAAgtgataaaacttttattacaattttgcatattttaataatataactctgCTTTACAATATAATGCAAAACTACAACTAAATATTTCTGGCGCTTGCCATGTTAAGAAGGCCAAGACTGCCAGTTAAAGGGTTAAATGACAttctaataatcttaaaaatctATGATTACAGTTctacaatttttatgtttttaatgaatgtatataaaatgtatttttttttaaatgtttttcaaaattatcattCATTAGACAGTTcgcattcttatttattaacaagttgtagaaatatttatatatatgcccAAATTAAGCAAAGGCAGACATCTAAAGGTATTATTTTCCAGGTAACCTTAAATTGTTGATGAAAgccatttattatcttttatttacacATAAGTATAACCTCCATGCATTATGTTCAAAGTTAAACCTATtggatttcaataataaaaagtatttataatgttttgatGTTTAAAATAACGAAACACAAACAGCTTCTAAACACCAACTTTTAGGTATATCTGACCAACTTTACTTAATGTCGTAATTTTAAATccgtattatttcatttttactctaaccaattaattttgatatatagttttttatttccagattggttttgttattattaattatttttttatgattcaaagatatttttataaacaccaACCGATATTCTAATACATTGAAGCTTTGTTGTAtgaaataacatacaaaaatgattttagaataatatagtcatatatagatactagttgtcgccctcgGCTTCATCGGCTCGTCAGGTTGTAGGTATACAATAGTAGCCTATGCCCTTCGTTACTACATACatagcaaatttcattaaaattcggtttagtggtttggccgCGAAAGCTTAATAGACAatattactttcgcatttataatttataattataaatgcacttataatattatggatATGTAATTTCGGATGATAATATAAGATACGGgcatatgaataatattttaccagtTTCAGATACGGTTATGGATTCGAAATGATTTCAGGTAATTTCAGTTACGAATATTAGataatttagaaattttaaaagagaATATTATAAGGTAACGAGGATTGTTTGTGAGCTATTATTTGGtattagcaataataataataaaaaaacaaataccctAAAAAACAATTAGCTCTTCTCTTTATGTAtgcaaaaaattaattgtaataagttttttttttatcggatTCGGTCATATTTTCGGATTGCTTTATTTTTCGAATATCCCATGGATTTGGTTACGGTTACGGAATTCCATCAAATCCTTGACAGACAAAAATAATCGAGAGCAATATTGGAGAACAGATGTTGTTATGGTATCCAGCGTTTAGGAAACTGATGCGAATAATTTTGCACTGGTTAGGTATGCCTTAAAATTATTTGCGAGACATTGAAAGAGCGAATTTATGTTTTGatcgaatacgaatttccaccagcgtcctttgtgatcattttatttcggttgcgTTGAAATAAGTTCccagttattaaaaatttttggaGAGTTAAGAAAAcggttatgttttttaaataatctgcaggacaggttttataaggatttttttgtctttgaggcattttgtggaaaaaaaactaaaatgcaTATGGAGTTAatattatcgcaaatagtcagcCCTATTACCTCCCAACGGAAATATTTCGAATTACCAACTGAAACTGACTAGAACGTAAAAGTTCTGGGCtatattgctatatattatatgcatttaattggataaggattaatgatgTACTGCTtgaaatcgcttcgtaaataagccattacttCTCGTtaaaagaaagataaaaaacgacatcacattagaaatctctaaaattatcaatatttctcTGCTATATTCTGTATCTATGTATgcacataaaccttcctcttgaatcactctatctattaaaaaaatgtataaaaatccgttgcgtagttttaaagaactaagtatatataggGGCAGATAAAGAGCGGGAAGGAGTTTTGTTTTATCCTATGTAGTGATAAGCAAATTTTTCGCATATGAAAAGTAACTAATGATACCTAAGTTGAAACAACTATgaccttaattatatatatattggtgataaattaaatatgtaaaatggaAAATAAGCGTCCACTTATATCATGCCATggataatataacaataattaataatataacaacaataattttagcAAATGACATTTGACCAAAGAGTAAGTTAATAGAGTAGAGTAATTTATAGAGTAAAGAGTTTGACAATTTGTATTTCATATGTCAAAAAATGATAATGAAATGaaagctataaaatattaagatttatgaaGGAAAATCCTAATTCATAACAAATAGGATAAAACGTCCATACATATAGTATTGTTATAACAGTAAATTTGCTGTTTTTCGTCTGGTGGTGTTTATAAGAGGAACgcgtgaaaattttaaatatgaatttagtgAATTTACCTGAAGAGAttctaatcattattataaaacagttGGATACAATTTCTTTGTACAATTTATACACGGCTTGTTTTCGAATTCGTCATATAATTAGCGTGTATAGAGTTGTTAAAACATGTGATTTATCTCTCAATACGATGGCTACAGTGCAGTCACTCAAATTGaacttttttaaagatatttcaagACATCTTCAAGAGTTAAACCTGTGTGGAATATCTGACCTAACTAAAAACTTGCTTCTGCCAGCTATGAATAAACTGAAGagcttaaaaacattaaatgtttCTTATACAAATATCAGCATTTTCGACTTTGTTGAGCTCTACCAAAATTGCcctagtataaaaaatataagcattaacTTTATGTTTGGCAAAACTACCCGAGTTAGGTTATTAAAAGACTCATTACTACAATGTCAAGAAGTATtcaaaaatttagattttgttaattttgtaggAAATctcagtaatttaatatattcacaattacctttatttattttatgcaagAGTAGATTGAAAGCTTTGCAATATACAGTGATAGAATGTGATATGACTACTTATGAAAACGAAGACAGTGAAGAAAAAGTGCAATTTGATCAGTTCTCAATATACTTCTTAGATGGGAAGAATTCAAGTGTGTATTACGGATTTATGCATGAAATGCTTTTGTTTAACATGTTGGATTTCCAAAAATatgaagttattattataattcgtcTAAATTTAAAGAGTACATCATTGTATGCGACAcctatgtttaaaaatttttttgttgataattttgatttaaatatagattttatacaaGATTTTTCCATATCCATTTTTGGGAATGTTATTGTGATGCTTTGGAATAAAAGTACAACAAATTTCGATAAAAGTTTCTTTGAACGTTTGTCAAAAAAGTTAAAACCATTGTTCCCCTGTCCATTTATTTCATCGAGGAGTACACCGGTGCCTGTGAAGTATGACTGGTTCTATACTACTCCAACTCATTCAGACTCTGCATACAGAAGTGAATTGTGtggattttcatataaaaagcgTAGAGTTGTTGAACCAgattgcattttaaattatgatgaaCAGTTTGAAGAAAAGCGTGAAGTTCAATTAAGTTTGCTATTTAATGGTGAAATTAGAAGTGGTGTATCATTTCCTTCACAGTGTtcgtatttaagtaaattaacttatttgagTGTGTGTGGACAAGTCAAATactgtgttaatttttttgaaattttatttagttcttgTGATAGGCTTGTCACATTAAATGTAGAAGCACCTCCCATATGTCCATGCTATGCAGCAATATCAAGATATATTTCTTTCAGTCGAAGtcttaaaaatttaagattGGTGGACAAAAGAATTGATTTTAAGCTAGTTTTTTCATCATTGAGTGAATGTAAAACATTagagaatattaatatatgtgaaATGTCATCTAACTCATTTGATATTTGTGATCCATCAACACtgtttaaaaaatgtgaaaaattgtattgtttgtatGCTTATGGACCTGTTTCTGATAAGACTCGGAATAGAAAGTTACAAATTTTGAAAAGAGCCAGACAGAAATGCCAAAAGGCACATATAAAAGTCAATCTTTTTAGTCATTCTCGTTTGGCTTATGATCCATTTATAGATGTGTTTAAACTAAATCCAATAAAACCAGTATAAACaatgtatcatattttattattgtactatgtgtattgttacaataattaaatttaactaattatgtTTGAGGTTTACTTTTGCTGTGGTTggtacttattattgttattgatagAGATAATATGCCAAGTACAGCACTGCCACCACAAGCATATGTCAATACTCCTCTGTAATACTGGGGGCAGCTTATTGCATCATCGCATTTACTGAAAAAAAAGGTTGAAATAACACATATAAATGCCTGGTAGtattcaaatgaataaacaTGAATGTTATTTTAAGTCGTGTTTTACAAATCCTTTTCCAAAATTCAAGCAATGGCGAAAATATGTTGATTAAATCatacattttgaaattgatttgtgaaataatataaatttacctaCAAAACTACTGAACTGAGTACTGAACTTAATTATTAGAGATAAAGACTAAAATAGGATTCCAAAACAGCTATGACAAAACTCAACTTTTATTAGTTCAGTGGCATTTGTTGTAATGCCACAATGTTTGTAAAAAGTCAACTGTAAATTTTGCTAAAGGTATACTGGACTATGAGatgtaattttcaaaatatcttaatacTAATCTCGTGTGTACATAAAAAAGACAATGTGTAACAATTTTGTATTaagaaaaatgattattgtcTCCTGTGCATACCATAAacttaatctattaaaaatgggattatatttattatttatttattacttagaaAAAATCTCATTTAATTTAAGACTGTTCAAATAATGGTTTTGGTAACTAAAGATACATTTTTGGTACTTACTAGTTTTCAATAGCCATAACGGCAATTCCGGTTACTAATTTATCGGCAAATGtaacaattgaatatattaaagcaCCCTGATGGGAATGAGGTCCTATTAAATCTGCAGTTACGCACAGACTCGACACTAGGGTTATCGCACTTCCAGCTCCTGatataaaacattgtatttaattaaatacattatgtaagATGCAAAACTTGGACATTGTGTTTTTGTTTCGGATGCATTTgattctttttaatatacatatttgtataagtaTCAGTAGGTAAACATTATAACAAAGGTTTTAGTGGCAAATGTGTGTAAGATCTCGCAAATACTTATTGTAATTCAGTTATTCTTGTCGTGTATGTACATATGAGTTACAATAATAGTAActagacattaaaaatatttcgaaaataatataaaatataatacaactgTGGAAATGTATCACTTcgtttttggttttattttcgtATGACGAAAAAAGTACATTActtgtaatttgaattatagtaatattaagccaaatataatattcttatcatATGATTtgtttactgtttttatttacttagttcCTCGATATTATAATTGCACCTTTTTCTAACTACTCTAAACagtcttgtttaaaaaaaagtagaaaaaacttttttaaatataagtaagataCTAAGATCGCTAAGCGTATCAGATCAAAATCATTAAaagttattcataaattaaatataatttcttgtgTTAAAATATGGTCTATAGGTTTCAAAATAAAGGTCTGTTATCACTTTAATTTACCTATCAATGCTGCGACTAAATATATTTGTGCAACATTTGCCTCTGGGCTAATAGCTAGTGCTATCCACATGCAGCTAAATAGACTAAGAAAGCTGCCTATAAAATACGCCACCTGAAATATTCAGttagatgttaaaaaatataaaaacaatcgacattatcgttattatttaaatcatgatCCAGATtaactgttaaaataaatacagacaaaacattatattaccTGATGtcctattttgttaatattactctttaaaagaaatgaaaagaTAAGTGAAGATATATAAAGAACGAGAGGTACGCTGGCTACCAATTCCGATCCTTCTGTTGGATTTACCGATAATCGTTCTTCGAGAAAAAGCGGTACGTACACAAGGCTTAAGGCCCAATACAATCTTGAAAAAACGTACCTGAAAATTTaagttaagatattttttattgctatattgatttaagatttaagaattaatttataatgctTCATTTTCATTCTTATAAACatagtacatttaaaattttaagtagttAGCGatagtatatttacaatacattaaaaaaaattaattaaaataaaataaaagttcgaTAAATGCgttcaataaaattcaaatgatttaagaaaatatttatctttcaatTATTGAAACTAATTAGGTAGATATAGTAAACCAAATCAAATTCCGATAAATTAGCAATCGTTGATTCGGTAAAAATTcttttgttcttttattaaaataaaatacttacaaacaaCTGGTCTGGTATAATAAGggcatttgtaaaaaatgcattatttttgACTTCGCTAAAAAGTTAAGAGGTTCATTTTCGCCGATTTCTCCTGCATGTCCGTTTGATTTAGGTTGTTTGTGTGGGTTCAATTTAAAGACAGCgtggaaaattatatatgacagTATTCCAATACCGGATATAATTAGTGATACATcctataaaaagataatttgggtaatataatataaattaatatgaagataaataatattgcagTTGATATACATAGGCTGTATACCCGGAATTTATAATCATCCGTTGGTCTAATAAAAGTACTGTAGTTTGTTGCCCTCAGAACAATCCACGTTATAAAATAGACGGCTAGACTCGATATAACCGAAGCCATATATCTGAAAGTAAGttaatttttgtgttaatttagtAACTTTGTAACAAAATGTTCTACTACTGAGTTAAGGCTTCGCCTCTGTTCGAGTTTTAGATATTGATTGACCACGCTTCTAAAATGCGCGTTAGATACTCATTTGGCAGATTCTCATCTGAACATCACGGGATGCTTTATAAACATATGAAAGATGCTTTATAGCACTCACACCCTTATTAATTGAACACTGAACCTTCTGCTATGATTTACATGTTCTATagcctttattaataaacttacgTAGcctaaaagtttatttatttattttttagattatgcttagtttttaattataattaaacggaGCTGAAACGATTAACAGGAGTGAAACGCTAGTAGAGTTAGCTATTATGAGGTACCCAAATCCAAGCCTCTACAAAGACTAGAATGTTAATTTGGAAAGCTTATCAAGTCCGTTAAAACAGCAGCAGCAGTTGGTTTTAGTCTCAGGTACAAAGTTAACGTagtaaacgttttaaaaatatatagtctgtgtagatatatttaatatttatgtttatattaacacCTTCTTTTACTAATTACTATATGAGCAATGAAGATTCGTTGCATTCGAGgatgtttcatatataaatatcgcCCTCAAATCCGACTTTTTGAAGTAAAACTATTAGTTCAaagagtaatttaaaattttaaaaatatatattcatattgaaATAGACAGATTTGATACCATGGCTGCTATATGCCTATGGAAGCTCCGTCAGGGTAGCATGTGCAAGCGATTCCGCGATGCCCCCCGAGAGATGGAGggttagtgggtattccggtgtactaggcATCCTGAGCATCGGTGAGTCCGTCATATGGGAAAGGCTTAACGCGTTTATCCAGCATGAAAAAAAGGGCCTATGGAAGCTTGCCACCCTTTAACTTCCTGTAGAACccgaaaaattaaataatatacaagaaataaattacgCTTTTATTTTTGCAAGTACGAACattctttgttttaaaacgtGTGGAGTGAAGACTTTCTTCTTGaacactattaaaataatttttctcCAAGTTTTGCCGCCCTTGGCCTACACGGTCTAAAAGGGAattgattttatcattattacttCATCTAAAGATACTTACCTTATAGAAGTTAATTCGGATCGTATATGCAGGTTGTCAGTGATAGATGGTATTATTGCTAGATGCGATATCTGAACTACAGCCCAGCCGATTTGAAAGATTGTTATCAATATAGCATAGTATAAAGGCATCCACCACATCAAATACTCGGAGTTTTTATTCGGCCAGCAGTTCCAACATCTTATGAATAGCAGTGGAAATGTGCACGTCACTAATAGGCATCctgtaattatacattattaattatatacatgtatattatatatacaatacatcaaatatgtattaaaattataagaacgtaaataacataataaggAGCGTTAACATAAACGTTTTTATTACCAGTCAGTAAATAAAATCCTAGAGCGTTATtagactttttaatatatatctatgtagaTAAATCCAACCTTACAGAGACAGTTAAATGACAGACACAAGGGTATCTTAGTGCCCAGGGTtgatatggttaatatttgccGGTCTGCCTACTCGGATatctagttatttattatactaaatgcTTATTATATAGCAGTTTAGCTAAATCGGAGAAAAATATAGTACTTTTAACTGTTCTATCCTCCTCGTTGAATTTCGTCTTTCATAGTTCTCTTCGATTATGAGCATCTGTAgtgattttatgtaatataataaattttaaagtacctGTTAAATGCCAAGCTTTCTTTGTACTATATTTGTCCGCCAATATACCAACTATTGGCGTAGCGAGTGCATCCACAACTTGTCCTGTAGTATcagatgtttataaaaattaaaatagttatttaattataattttaaattttccaaaAATTAGAGTCACAAATTTACGATTGCTAGCGGTTAAGTAATTAACTAAAGTATCTATGATACTAtactatgataataaaattttcaaactcttaattattattattaaagagagAAATTATATAGAGGATTGTATAGATATTGTAAGCAtgataaatttttctttttttgttatgatatctattttttttcaacttatcgtaaactaatatatataaaaaaatatatctattacacATGAGTAAACAATTAAATgctaacaatttatattatggttgtgaattattattattatattatctttgtgAAGTAATTTAGAATGTGAATGTGATAtgggtatataatatatcaaaatgtaaGAGTAGCGAATGACAAGTGTAATTAATACCCAGCAGAAGCATGGCGCCGGCGACAACGGCCCTCATTTCAAGTACCGCCTGGAAGAACAGCATCATGTAAGAAAACCACATCGCTGCACATAGATCATTATACATGTGACCTAGCCCGTATAAATGGTTCTGATTAATTCGCCACCATCGTCGACGTTTGTATGGTATACTAGAAGAAAAAACAAagctttaaaatatcaataaaaccaaatatttacataaacaacaCTTCATTAAATCGAATTATGTGTTTTCGCTTTTAATGGGCAgtctaataaatactttttaagatCGTTATCGTATTTAAGTATTCTCTTTAATAGTGGTGTAttgttcagttttttttatttggaaaaattacaaaaaatcacaTTTATGTAACAATGCTAAAATTGAAGAGCAGGATGAGTTGATCTTCTGTAATGAGGACTCATAATGTTCGTTTTGTGTCCTGCTTAGCTTGTCACAAATTGTCTGAATTGCAAATTGTGCGGAAATACCGTCGTTTAGGTTGATTTCTGAGGACACATCACCTTCTATCGATTTCCTCATCATTATTGTCTTGAATATCATTTTTCACTGAAACATTTGACTTCGTTGCTCCATATGTAACGTTCATGTTtgc
Proteins encoded:
- the LOC125068037 gene encoding major facilitator superfamily domain-containing protein 12-like isoform X1 translates to MNVTYGATKSNVSVKNDIQDNNDEEIDRSIPYKRRRWWRINQNHLYGLGHMYNDLCAAMWFSYMMLFFQAVLEMRAVVAGAMLLLGQVVDALATPIVGILADKYSTKKAWHLTGCLLVTCTFPLLFIRCWNCWPNKNSEYLMWWMPLYYAILITIFQIGWAVVQISHLAIIPSITDNLHIRSELTSIRYMASVISSLAVYFITWIVLRATNYSTFIRPTDDYKFRDVSLIISGIGILSYIIFHAVFKLNPHKQPKSNGHAGEIGENEPLNFLAKSKIMHFLQMPLLYQTSCLYVFSRLYWALSLVYVPLFLEERLSVNPTEGSELVASVPLVLYISSLIFSFLLKSNINKIGHQVAYFIGSFLSLFSCMWIALAISPEANVAQIYLVAALIGAGSAITLVSSLCVTADLIGPHSHQGALIYSIVTFADKLVTGIAVMAIENYKCDDAISCPQYYRGVLTYACGGSAVLGILSLSITIISTNHSKSKPQT
- the LOC125068037 gene encoding major facilitator superfamily domain-containing protein 12-like isoform X4, encoding MYNDLCAAMWFSYMMLFFQAVLEMRAVVAGAMLLLGQVVDALATPIVGILADKYSTKKAWHLTGCLLVTCTFPLLFIRCWNCWPNKNSEYLMWWMPLYYAILITIFQIGWAVVQISHLAIIPSITDNLHIRSELTSIRYMASVISSLAVYFITWIVLRATNYSTFIRPTDDYKFRDVSLIISGIGILSYIIFHAVFKLNPHKQPKSNGHAGEIGENEPLNFLAKSKIMHFLQMPLLYQTSCLYVFSRLYWALSLVYVPLFLEERLSVNPTEGSELVASVPLVLYISSLIFSFLLKSNINKIGHQVAYFIGSFLSLFSCMWIALAISPEANVAQIYLVAALIGAGSAITLVSSLCVTADLIGPHSHQGALIYSIVTFADKLVTGIAVMAIENYKCDDAISCPQYYRGVLTYACGGSAVLGILSLSITIISTNHSKSKPQT
- the LOC125068037 gene encoding major facilitator superfamily domain-containing protein 12-like isoform X3 yields the protein MQCFLRIPYKRRRWWRINQNHLYGLGHMYNDLCAAMWFSYMMLFFQAVLEMRAVVAGAMLLLGQVVDALATPIVGILADKYSTKKAWHLTGCLLVTCTFPLLFIRCWNCWPNKNSEYLMWWMPLYYAILITIFQIGWAVVQISHLAIIPSITDNLHIRSELTSIRYMASVISSLAVYFITWIVLRATNYSTFIRPTDDYKFRDVSLIISGIGILSYIIFHAVFKLNPHKQPKSNGHAGEIGENEPLNFLAKSKIMHFLQMPLLYQTSCLYVFSRLYWALSLVYVPLFLEERLSVNPTEGSELVASVPLVLYISSLIFSFLLKSNINKIGHQVAYFIGSFLSLFSCMWIALAISPEANVAQIYLVAALIGAGSAITLVSSLCVTADLIGPHSHQGALIYSIVTFADKLVTGIAVMAIENYKCDDAISCPQYYRGVLTYACGGSAVLGILSLSITIISTNHSKSKPQT